The following coding sequences lie in one Alicyclobacillus curvatus genomic window:
- a CDS encoding ABC transporter ATP-binding protein — translation MADDFEVKVGQGMEATSASPCGTFQENGLVISHLSVMRGGERIVDDVSFVVPRGEVLGLIGPNGAGKSSTIGGLLGFYPLSSGAIQFQKWTTTKDQPMPIEMKKRIAYIPEQPMYYPDLTLAEHFEWKLRLWRDIDGVEVRKRLTQLCSRFQLDSHLDKFPHQCSKGTLQKMMVISAFLFPFDVLVVDEPFIGLDVIAIREIRQMIEDARLGGAAVLVSTHVLDSAERMCQRFAFMDQGQVFAFGTLAELHSLSQETQNSLEDLFLYLLYQTDK, via the coding sequence ATGGCAGACGATTTCGAAGTGAAGGTGGGGCAAGGCATGGAGGCAACTTCTGCATCTCCTTGTGGGACGTTTCAGGAAAATGGCCTCGTCATTTCACATCTTTCCGTGATGCGCGGGGGAGAGCGAATTGTCGATGATGTGTCTTTCGTCGTTCCACGTGGAGAAGTTCTGGGACTGATTGGTCCAAACGGTGCTGGCAAAAGTTCAACCATTGGTGGGTTGCTGGGGTTCTATCCTTTGTCTTCAGGCGCCATCCAGTTTCAGAAATGGACAACGACCAAAGACCAACCGATGCCAATTGAAATGAAGAAGCGAATTGCGTACATTCCCGAACAACCAATGTATTATCCAGACCTGACTTTGGCGGAGCATTTTGAGTGGAAGTTGCGCCTTTGGCGTGATATAGACGGTGTGGAAGTTCGGAAGAGGCTTACGCAATTGTGTTCACGGTTTCAACTCGACTCGCATCTCGATAAGTTCCCGCACCAGTGTTCAAAGGGGACGTTGCAGAAGATGATGGTCATATCTGCATTTTTGTTTCCCTTTGATGTGCTGGTTGTGGACGAGCCCTTCATTGGTCTTGACGTGATTGCTATTCGGGAAATTCGACAGATGATTGAAGATGCGAGACTCGGTGGTGCTGCAGTCCTGGTGTCAACGCACGTCCTTGATTCCGCCGAACGTATGTGCCAGAGATTTGCATTTATGGATCAAGGACAAGTCTTCGCGTTTGGGACGCTCGCTGAACTACATTCATTGTCACAAGAGACTCAGAACTCACTTGAGGATTTGTTTCTCTATCTCCTTTATCAGACAGACAAATGA